A DNA window from Buttiauxella agrestis contains the following coding sequences:
- a CDS encoding ABC transporter permease, which yields MLKIHNRVLLLLVFLLVVAGAVLPFINFAPNRLVSGEPIALSQLPAQTWLLFCVPVFVLAILALTPCRPLPLLLTLMVGEFLFIAILWRLGQTATHFAQQGSTLARTSPGSGLWMSLTLCLLLCADAINRLSAKALWRLLLNLQIWIVPLGLLLSGYFADLSLLKEYANRQEVFDDALLRHLALLVGTLLPALLIGVPLGVFCYTRPAWQSSVFSVLNVIQTVPSVALFGLLIAPLAGLVKLAPWLASLGVSGIGIAPALIALVLYALLPLVRGVVAGLQQVPRNIIESAEGMGMSRWQIFWQAEVPLALPVLLRSLRVVCVQTIGMTVIAALIGAGGFGAIIFQGLLSSALDLVLLGVIPVIALAVIFDALFKLFISLLEEKQP from the coding sequence TTGCTCAAAATTCATAATCGCGTCCTGCTACTGCTGGTTTTTTTGCTGGTAGTGGCGGGCGCAGTATTACCGTTTATCAACTTTGCGCCCAACCGCCTGGTTTCCGGGGAGCCTATCGCGCTCAGCCAACTCCCGGCGCAAACCTGGTTGCTGTTCTGTGTCCCAGTATTCGTTCTGGCAATCCTCGCGCTGACACCATGTCGGCCACTCCCATTATTGCTGACTCTCATGGTCGGCGAGTTCCTGTTCATCGCCATTTTGTGGCGGCTTGGACAAACGGCGACGCACTTTGCTCAGCAAGGCAGTACGCTTGCGCGGACATCACCCGGTAGCGGACTGTGGATGTCGTTAACGCTGTGCTTGCTGCTGTGTGCTGATGCTATCAACCGCCTGTCGGCAAAAGCGCTGTGGCGATTGCTGCTTAATCTGCAAATCTGGATTGTGCCTCTTGGTCTGTTACTCAGCGGGTACTTTGCCGATCTTTCCTTGCTAAAAGAGTATGCCAATCGGCAGGAAGTTTTTGACGATGCCTTATTGCGCCACCTGGCTTTGCTGGTCGGAACGTTGTTGCCCGCATTACTGATTGGCGTGCCGTTAGGTGTGTTTTGTTATACCCGTCCGGCCTGGCAATCCTCGGTGTTTTCGGTGCTCAACGTCATTCAAACCGTGCCGTCGGTAGCCTTATTTGGTTTGTTGATTGCGCCCCTGGCGGGGTTAGTCAAACTGGCGCCATGGTTGGCTTCGCTCGGCGTGAGTGGGATTGGCATCGCTCCGGCGTTAATCGCCCTGGTGTTGTACGCGCTGTTGCCCCTGGTGCGTGGCGTGGTCGCCGGATTGCAGCAAGTCCCGCGCAATATTATTGAAAGTGCCGAAGGCATGGGCATGTCGCGCTGGCAGATATTCTGGCAGGCGGAAGTGCCACTGGCGCTGCCGGTTTTGTTGCGAAGCCTGCGCGTCGTCTGTGTGCAAACCATCGGTATGACGGTGATTGCTGCGCTGATTGGGGCCGGTGGTTTCGGGGCCATCATTTTCCAGGGGCTGCTCAGTAGCGCGCTGGATTTAGTGTTGCTCGGCGTGATTCCGGTTATTGCATTGGCGGTTATTTTTGACGCACTTTTTAAACTGTTTATCTCATTGCTTGAGGAAAAACAGCCATGA
- the osmF gene encoding glycine betaine ABC transporter substrate-binding protein OsmF, whose translation MNLAARWSMAGLALLAAGAQAAEPVKVGSKIDTEGSLLGNIILQVLESHGVKTVNKVQLGTTPVVRGAITAGELDIYPEYTGNGAFFFKDEKDAAWKNAQQGYEKVKKLDAEKNHLVWLTPAPANNTWTIAVRKDLAEKNKLTSLDDLSAYLKKGGEFKLAASAEFIERSDALPAFEKAYGFKLEQPQLLSLAGGDTAVTIKAAAQQTSGVNAAMAYGTDGPVAALGLQTLSDPKGVQPIYAPTPVVREAVLKAYPELDAWLKPVFASLDEKTLQQLNASIAVEGLDAKKVAADYLKQKGFVK comes from the coding sequence ATGAACTTAGCAGCGCGTTGGAGCATGGCAGGTTTAGCATTGTTAGCCGCAGGGGCGCAGGCCGCAGAGCCAGTCAAAGTCGGCTCTAAGATTGATACCGAGGGGTCGTTGCTCGGTAATATCATTTTGCAGGTACTGGAGAGCCACGGTGTTAAAACCGTCAATAAAGTGCAACTTGGAACCACTCCCGTTGTGCGTGGAGCGATAACCGCAGGCGAGCTGGATATTTACCCGGAATACACCGGTAACGGTGCGTTTTTCTTCAAAGATGAAAAAGATGCAGCGTGGAAAAATGCGCAGCAGGGCTACGAGAAAGTCAAAAAACTCGATGCCGAAAAAAATCACCTGGTGTGGCTAACACCCGCGCCCGCAAACAATACCTGGACCATTGCGGTGCGCAAAGATTTGGCTGAAAAAAACAAACTCACCTCGCTTGACGATCTCAGCGCGTATCTGAAAAAAGGCGGCGAATTCAAACTGGCGGCTTCCGCTGAATTTATCGAACGCTCCGATGCGCTTCCTGCCTTTGAAAAAGCCTACGGATTTAAACTCGAACAGCCGCAATTATTGTCGCTGGCAGGGGGTGATACGGCTGTCACCATTAAAGCGGCGGCACAGCAAACGTCTGGCGTGAACGCAGCAATGGCCTATGGAACGGATGGCCCGGTTGCGGCACTCGGTTTGCAAACTCTGAGCGATCCGAAAGGCGTACAGCCAATCTACGCGCCAACACCTGTCGTGCGTGAAGCGGTGCTAAAAGCCTACCCGGAATTGGACGCCTGGCTAAAACCTGTGTTTGCATCTCTGGATGAAAAAACGTTACAACAGCTTAACGCCAGTATCGCGGTGGAGGGGTTAGATGCCAAAAAAGTGGCGGCTGACTACCTGAAACAAAAAGGCTTCGTAAAATAG
- the bglX gene encoding beta-glucosidase BglX: MKWLCSVSIAVSLALQPALANEMFGPHPLTPEARDAFVTDLLKKMTTDEKIGQLRLISVGPDNPKEAIREMIKDGQVGAIFNTVTRHDIRTMQDQVMSLNRLKIPLFFAYDVVHGQRTVFPISLGLASSFNLDAVKTVGRVSAYEAADDGLNMTWAPMVDVSRDPRWGRVSEGFGEDTYLTSIMGRTMVEAMQGKSPADRYSVMTSVKHFAAYGAVEGGKEYNTVDMSPQRLFNDYMPPYKAALDAGSGGVMVALNSLNGTPASSDSWLLKDLLRDEWKFKGITISDHGAIKELIKHGVASDPKDAVRIALNSGINMSMSDEYYSKYLPELVKSGAVPMAELDDATRHVLNVKYDMGLFNDPYSHLGPKESDPEDTNAESRLHRKEAREVARESMVLLKNRLQTLPLKKSGTIAVVGPLADSKRDMMGSWSAAGVADQTVTVLQGIKTAVGDNAKIVVAKGANVTDDKGIVEFLNQYEPAVSVDKRSAKEMIDEAVNTAKSADVVVAVVGEAQGMAHEASSRTDLVLPQSQRDLISALKATGKPLVLVLMNGRPLALVKENQQADALLEAWYSGTEGGNAVADILFGDYNPSGKLPMSFPRSVGQIPTYYSHLNTGRPYNPEKPNKYTSHYFDEANGPLFPFGYGLSYTTFTVSDVKMSAPSMKADGKVEASVEVKNTGDRAGETVVQMYLQDVTASMSRPVKELKGFKKVTLKPGETQTVSFPIDVEALKFWNAQMKHVAEPGKFNVFIGLDSARVKQGEFELK; this comes from the coding sequence ATGAAATGGCTCTGTTCTGTAAGTATCGCAGTTAGCCTTGCGCTGCAACCTGCGCTGGCGAACGAAATGTTTGGCCCGCACCCGCTAACGCCAGAAGCGCGTGACGCGTTTGTCACTGATTTGCTGAAGAAAATGACCACCGATGAGAAAATCGGCCAGTTGCGTTTAATCAGTGTCGGTCCGGATAACCCGAAAGAAGCCATTCGCGAGATGATTAAAGACGGGCAGGTGGGCGCGATTTTTAATACCGTCACCCGCCACGACATTCGTACTATGCAAGATCAGGTGATGAGCCTTAACCGCCTGAAAATCCCATTATTCTTTGCTTATGACGTGGTTCATGGTCAACGTACCGTGTTCCCAATCAGCCTCGGTTTAGCCTCTTCATTCAACCTCGATGCGGTGAAAACCGTAGGGCGCGTTTCGGCTTATGAAGCCGCAGACGATGGCCTGAACATGACCTGGGCACCGATGGTCGATGTCTCGCGTGACCCGCGCTGGGGCCGAGTTTCCGAAGGCTTTGGTGAAGATACCTATCTGACTTCAATTATGGGGCGCACCATGGTTGAAGCGATGCAGGGCAAAAGCCCGGCAGATCGCTATTCCGTGATGACCAGCGTGAAACACTTCGCGGCCTATGGCGCAGTCGAAGGCGGCAAAGAGTACAACACCGTTGATATGAGCCCGCAGCGGTTGTTCAACGACTACATGCCGCCGTACAAAGCCGCTCTGGATGCGGGCAGCGGTGGCGTGATGGTGGCGCTGAACTCGCTGAACGGTACACCTGCTTCTTCTGATTCATGGCTGTTGAAAGATCTGCTGCGCGATGAATGGAAATTTAAAGGCATCACGATTTCCGATCACGGTGCCATTAAAGAGCTGATCAAGCATGGTGTGGCAAGTGACCCGAAAGATGCGGTGCGTATCGCGCTCAACTCCGGCATCAACATGAGTATGAGCGACGAGTATTACAGCAAATACTTGCCGGAACTGGTGAAAAGCGGTGCAGTGCCGATGGCGGAATTGGATGATGCAACCCGCCACGTACTGAACGTGAAATACGATATGGGCCTGTTTAACGATCCATACAGCCACTTAGGCCCGAAAGAATCAGACCCGGAAGACACCAACGCCGAAAGCCGTCTGCATCGTAAAGAAGCGCGTGAAGTTGCGCGTGAAAGCATGGTTCTGCTGAAAAACCGTCTGCAAACATTGCCGCTGAAAAAATCCGGCACCATTGCCGTGGTTGGCCCGCTGGCTGACAGCAAACGCGACATGATGGGGAGTTGGTCTGCCGCAGGGGTTGCCGACCAGACTGTTACCGTATTGCAGGGTATTAAAACCGCGGTGGGTGACAACGCTAAAATCGTGGTCGCCAAAGGCGCTAACGTCACCGACGATAAAGGCATTGTTGAATTCCTCAACCAGTACGAACCTGCGGTTTCCGTGGATAAACGTTCTGCGAAAGAGATGATCGACGAAGCGGTTAACACTGCAAAATCTGCCGATGTGGTTGTGGCGGTGGTGGGCGAAGCGCAAGGCATGGCGCACGAGGCATCAAGCCGTACCGACCTGGTTCTGCCGCAGAGCCAGCGCGATCTAATCAGCGCGTTAAAAGCCACCGGTAAACCGTTGGTGTTGGTATTAATGAACGGTCGTCCGCTGGCGTTGGTGAAAGAAAACCAACAGGCCGACGCGCTGCTGGAAGCCTGGTATAGCGGGACTGAAGGCGGTAACGCGGTGGCCGATATCCTGTTTGGCGATTACAACCCGTCAGGCAAGCTGCCGATGTCCTTCCCGCGCTCTGTGGGCCAGATCCCGACGTACTACAGCCACCTGAACACCGGTCGCCCGTACAATCCGGAAAAACCGAACAAATATACCTCGCACTACTTTGATGAAGCTAACGGCCCGCTGTTCCCATTCGGTTACGGCCTGAGCTACACCACGTTCACCGTTTCTGATGTGAAAATGTCGGCACCTTCCATGAAAGCGGATGGCAAAGTAGAAGCCTCTGTTGAAGTGAAAAACACCGGCGACCGCGCAGGCGAAACCGTGGTGCAGATGTATTTGCAGGATGTAACAGCTTCTATGAGTCGCCCGGTTAAAGAACTGAAAGGCTTTAAGAAAGTGACGCTGAAGCCTGGCGAAACCCAGACCGTGAGCTTCCCGATTGACGTTGAAGCGCTGAAATTCTGGAACGCACAGATGAAGCACGTCGCTGAACCTGGCAAGTTTAACGTGTTCATCGGGCTGGATTCTGCGCGCGTTAAGCAGGGTGAGTTTGAATTGAAGTAA
- the dld gene encoding D-lactate dehydrogenase — translation MPNPTPSQKQTFINELNRLVGSQHVLTDAAKTARYRKGFRSGQGNALAVVFPGTLLELWRVLSVCVSTDKIILMQAANTGLTEGSTPNGNDYDREIVIISTLRLDKLQLLDGGKQVLAFPGSTLYQLEKALKPLGREPHSVIGSSCIGASVIGGICNNSGGSLVKRGPAYTEMALYARIDEQGKLTLVNHLGIDLGVTPEQILGKLDDERVKPENVLHDQRQASDKDYAERVRDVDADTPSRFNADPSRLFEASGCAGKLAVFAVRLDTFVAEKQNEVFYIGTNQPEVLTEIRRHILANFENLPVAGEYMHRDIYDIAEVYGKDTFMMIDKLGTDKMPLFFTLKGRTDAWFEKVPFVKPHFTDRVLQRVSAWCPSHLPPRMKEWRSKYEHHLLLKMSGDGISEARNWLESYFQQAEGDFFVCTPTEGTKAFLHRFAAAGAAVRYHSVHANEVEDILALDIALRRNDQEWFEQLPAEISNQISHSLYYGHFMCHVFHQDYIVKKGVDVHALKEQMLELLRTRGAQYPAEHNVGHLYEAPDSLKQFYQANDPTNSMNPGIGKTTKHKWWEEQTCNHTHHHNPH, via the coding sequence ATGCCTAACCCTACCCCATCCCAAAAACAAACATTTATAAACGAACTGAACCGTCTGGTGGGCAGCCAGCATGTGTTAACGGATGCGGCTAAAACCGCGCGCTATCGTAAAGGTTTCCGCTCCGGCCAGGGCAACGCGTTAGCCGTGGTTTTCCCCGGCACGCTGCTTGAGTTATGGCGCGTACTGAGCGTCTGCGTCAGCACCGACAAAATCATTTTGATGCAGGCGGCCAATACCGGACTGACCGAAGGTTCGACGCCGAACGGCAACGATTATGACCGTGAAATTGTCATTATCAGCACCCTGCGTCTGGATAAATTGCAGCTGCTGGATGGCGGCAAGCAGGTGCTGGCCTTCCCTGGCAGCACGTTGTATCAACTGGAAAAAGCGCTGAAACCACTGGGACGTGAACCCCATTCGGTGATTGGTTCGTCGTGCATTGGCGCGTCGGTGATCGGCGGGATTTGTAATAACTCCGGCGGCTCGCTGGTGAAACGTGGCCCGGCGTATACCGAGATGGCGCTGTATGCGCGCATTGATGAGCAAGGCAAGTTAACGCTGGTGAACCATCTGGGGATTGATCTGGGTGTCACGCCGGAGCAGATTCTCGGGAAGCTCGATGATGAACGCGTGAAGCCTGAAAACGTGCTGCATGACCAGCGCCAGGCGTCCGATAAAGATTACGCCGAACGCGTGCGCGATGTGGATGCCGACACGCCATCACGCTTTAACGCCGACCCAAGCCGCCTGTTCGAAGCCTCAGGCTGCGCCGGGAAACTGGCCGTTTTTGCGGTACGCCTCGATACGTTTGTAGCCGAAAAGCAAAATGAAGTCTTTTATATCGGCACCAATCAACCGGAGGTGCTAACTGAAATCCGCCGGCATATTCTGGCTAATTTTGAAAACCTGCCGGTGGCGGGCGAATACATGCACCGCGATATTTACGATATTGCCGAAGTGTATGGCAAAGACACTTTCATGATGATCGACAAACTGGGCACCGACAAGATGCCGCTGTTTTTCACACTGAAAGGCCGTACTGACGCCTGGTTTGAAAAAGTCCCCTTTGTTAAACCTCACTTTACCGACCGTGTGCTACAGCGCGTAAGCGCCTGGTGCCCGAGCCATTTGCCACCACGCATGAAAGAGTGGCGCAGTAAGTACGAACATCATCTGCTGTTGAAGATGTCTGGTGATGGTATTAGCGAAGCACGCAATTGGCTTGAGAGCTATTTCCAGCAGGCCGAAGGGGACTTTTTCGTTTGTACCCCAACCGAAGGCACAAAAGCGTTTTTACACCGTTTCGCCGCAGCCGGAGCCGCCGTGCGCTATCACTCCGTTCATGCCAATGAAGTGGAAGATATTCTGGCGCTCGATATTGCCCTGCGTCGTAATGACCAGGAATGGTTCGAGCAATTACCAGCGGAAATCAGCAACCAGATTAGTCACAGCCTGTATTACGGCCACTTTATGTGTCATGTATTCCATCAGGATTACATCGTCAAAAAAGGGGTGGATGTTCACGCGTTGAAGGAGCAGATGCTTGAACTGCTCCGCACCCGGGGCGCGCAGTATCCGGCGGAACATAACGTCGGGCATTTATACGAAGCCCCAGACAGCTTAAAACAGTTTTATCAGGCAAATGACCCTACAAACAGTATGAATCCAGGCATTGGCAAAACCACGAAGCATAAATGGTGGGAGGAGCAAACCTGTAACCATACTCATCACCACAATCCCCATTAA
- a CDS encoding GNAT family N-acetyltransferase produces MSVLETLPITRLQVRDATPDDIPAITAIYEWHVLHGRGSFEETPPTQAQMSERLQAVRSQELPWLVALHSGIVVGYSYATAYRPRPAYRFTLEDSVYIDASMTGRGVGRELLTQLIAICEQGPWRQMVAIIGDGENNTGSCRLHRQLGFEVAGQLRSVGYKLGAWRDTLIMQRPLNDGDRTPPVV; encoded by the coding sequence ATGTCAGTGCTCGAAACATTGCCGATAACGCGGTTGCAGGTTCGTGATGCAACGCCTGATGATATCCCGGCCATCACTGCTATTTATGAATGGCATGTTTTACATGGCCGTGGATCTTTTGAAGAAACGCCGCCCACGCAGGCTCAAATGTCTGAACGCTTGCAAGCCGTTCGCTCCCAGGAACTTCCCTGGCTGGTCGCCTTGCATAGCGGCATTGTGGTGGGTTATAGCTACGCAACCGCTTATCGCCCGCGTCCGGCGTACCGTTTTACGCTTGAAGATTCCGTTTACATTGACGCCAGCATGACCGGGCGAGGTGTCGGGCGCGAGTTATTAACCCAATTGATCGCTATCTGTGAGCAAGGCCCATGGCGACAAATGGTGGCCATTATTGGCGACGGTGAAAACAACACGGGTTCATGTCGTCTGCATAGGCAGTTAGGTTTTGAAGTGGCCGGGCAGTTGCGAAGTGTAGGATATAAGCTTGGGGCGTGGCGCGATACGTTGATTATGCAGCGTCCGCTCAATGATGGGGACCGGACGCCGCCAGTTGTTTAG
- the pbpG gene encoding D-alanyl-D-alanine endopeptidase, whose product MPTKIRLSLLSLALMIAVPFASQAANKASVSSTVQQSAGQEIASGSAMIVDLQTNKVLYSSHPDLVRPIASITKLMTAMVVLDAKLPMDEMLSVDISQTPEMKGIYSRVRLNSKINRKDMMLLALMSSENRAAASLAHHYPGGYNAFIRAMNAKAKSLGMTHTRYVEPTGLSIQNVSTARDLSKLLIASKQYPLLGQLSTTKEDMATFANPPYTLPFRNTNHLVYNNKWNIQLTKTGFTNNAGHCLVMRTMINNRPVALVVLDAFGKYTHFADANRLRNYLESGKVTPVPGSALAYKKQKAAQMANNSSQGNALDD is encoded by the coding sequence ATGCCGACAAAAATCCGCCTTTCGTTGCTCAGCCTAGCGCTGATGATTGCCGTACCATTCGCATCTCAGGCCGCGAATAAAGCTTCCGTATCATCGACCGTACAACAGTCTGCCGGGCAGGAAATTGCTTCCGGTAGCGCCATGATTGTCGATTTGCAAACCAATAAAGTTCTCTATTCCAGCCATCCGGATTTGGTCCGTCCCATCGCATCCATTACCAAATTGATGACGGCGATGGTGGTGCTGGATGCCAAATTGCCAATGGATGAAATGCTGAGTGTCGACATCAGCCAGACGCCTGAAATGAAAGGGATTTATTCTCGCGTTCGTCTGAATAGCAAAATCAATCGCAAAGATATGATGCTGCTGGCGTTGATGTCATCGGAAAACCGTGCGGCGGCGAGCCTCGCGCACCATTATCCTGGCGGCTACAACGCATTTATTCGGGCGATGAATGCGAAAGCGAAATCTCTGGGCATGACGCACACACGTTATGTGGAGCCAACGGGGTTATCGATTCAAAACGTTTCTACGGCGCGTGATTTGTCCAAACTGCTGATTGCTTCGAAGCAATACCCGCTGCTTGGCCAGTTGAGCACCACCAAAGAAGATATGGCGACCTTCGCCAATCCGCCGTATACGCTACCATTCCGAAATACCAACCATTTGGTTTACAACAACAAATGGAATATTCAGCTGACCAAAACCGGCTTTACGAACAACGCGGGCCATTGTTTAGTGATGCGCACCATGATTAACAATCGTCCGGTGGCATTAGTGGTGCTGGATGCATTCGGGAAATATACGCACTTTGCGGATGCAAACCGTCTGCGTAATTACCTGGAAAGCGGCAAGGTGACGCCAGTCCCAGGTTCCGCTCTGGCTTATAAAAAGCAAAAAGCGGCGCAAATGGCGAACAATAGTTCGCAAGGCAATGCCCTGGATGACTAA
- a CDS encoding Yip1 family protein, with translation MSHVWGLFSHPNREMQTIKRENETVSHHYTHHVLIMAAIPVICAFIGTTQIGWNFGDGTFVQLSMFTGFYLGVLFYALMLAGVAVMGRVIWWMARNYPHRPSLARCMVFAGYVATPLFLSGLVALYPLVWLCVLVGAAALIYTGYLLYVGVPEFLGINKEEGMSFSSSTLAIGVLVLEVLLALSVILWGYGYRLF, from the coding sequence ATGAGTCATGTCTGGGGATTATTCTCCCATCCGAATCGTGAAATGCAGACCATAAAACGCGAGAACGAAACGGTATCGCATCACTACACTCACCATGTGCTAATCATGGCGGCCATTCCGGTTATCTGTGCATTTATTGGCACAACCCAAATTGGCTGGAACTTTGGTGACGGTACGTTCGTTCAATTGTCGATGTTTACCGGATTCTATTTAGGCGTACTGTTTTATGCACTGATGTTGGCAGGCGTTGCCGTGATGGGGCGCGTTATCTGGTGGATGGCGCGAAATTATCCGCATCGCCCGTCACTGGCTCGCTGCATGGTGTTTGCGGGCTATGTCGCAACCCCGCTGTTTTTAAGTGGCCTTGTGGCACTTTATCCGCTGGTGTGGTTGTGTGTGCTGGTGGGAGCGGCAGCCTTAATTTATACCGGCTATCTGCTGTATGTCGGCGTACCTGAGTTCCTGGGCATCAATAAAGAAGAGGGGATGAGCTTTTCCAGCTCAACGCTCGCCATTGGTGTGCTGGTTCTGGAAGTGTTACTGGCCCTGAGTGTAATTCTCTGGGGTTATGGATATCGACTATTCTGA
- a CDS encoding DedA family protein: MDINNLIEHYGYAALIIGSMAEGETVTLLGGVVAHQGLLKFPLVVLSVALGGMIGDQLLYLIGRRFGGSIKERFKKHQKKINKAQRLINRHPYWFVIGSRFMYGFRVIGPILIGASRLPPKIFLPLNILGAILWATLFTTLGYVGGEVVGPWLHNLDQHIKHWIWLLGVVAVVWLMRYWFKHRESKQQD, from the coding sequence GTGGATATTAATAATCTGATTGAGCATTACGGTTATGCCGCACTGATCATCGGCAGTATGGCTGAAGGGGAAACCGTGACGCTGCTAGGCGGCGTTGTGGCTCACCAGGGGCTGTTGAAATTCCCACTGGTGGTGCTGTCTGTGGCGCTCGGCGGAATGATTGGCGACCAATTGTTGTATCTGATTGGCCGCCGCTTCGGCGGCTCAATTAAAGAGCGTTTCAAAAAACATCAAAAGAAAATCAATAAAGCGCAGCGGCTTATCAACCGCCATCCATATTGGTTCGTGATTGGCTCGCGCTTTATGTACGGTTTTCGTGTGATTGGCCCCATTTTGATTGGGGCCAGCCGCCTGCCACCAAAGATATTTCTGCCGCTCAACATTCTGGGCGCCATTCTTTGGGCAACGCTGTTTACAACACTGGGGTATGTCGGGGGAGAAGTGGTTGGCCCATGGCTACATAACCTGGACCAACATATTAAGCACTGGATTTGGCTACTGGGCGTGGTTGCCGTGGTCTGGCTGATGCGTTACTGGTTTAAACACCGCGAGAGCAAACAGCAAGATTAG
- a CDS encoding SDR family oxidoreductase: MSTANKVVIVTASDSGIGKKCALILAEQGFDVGITWHSDEQGAQETARQVRGSGRRAETVQLDLAHLPDGAAGIDELIARFGRVDALVNNAGAMSKNAFLDVTLEEWRELFTVDVDGAFLCSQKVARAMVSQGQGGRIVNITSVHEHTPLPDACAYTAAKHALGGLTKSMAMELVHHKILVNAVAPGAVATPMNNMSEGDGAKSKIPEIPLGRAGETEEIASLVAWLCSDSASYTTGQSFIVDGGFMFANPHFKPKG, encoded by the coding sequence ATGAGTACGGCGAATAAAGTGGTTATCGTCACGGCGTCGGATTCCGGTATCGGCAAAAAATGTGCGTTGATACTGGCAGAGCAGGGGTTCGATGTCGGCATCACCTGGCATTCTGATGAACAAGGCGCGCAAGAAACGGCGCGTCAGGTCAGAGGGTCTGGCAGGCGGGCGGAAACGGTTCAACTCGATTTAGCCCATCTGCCAGACGGTGCGGCGGGAATTGACGAGCTGATTGCTCGCTTCGGGCGCGTCGATGCGCTGGTGAATAACGCCGGGGCGATGAGTAAAAATGCGTTTCTTGATGTCACTCTCGAAGAGTGGCGAGAGCTGTTTACTGTGGACGTGGACGGCGCATTTTTATGTTCACAAAAAGTCGCGCGGGCAATGGTTTCGCAGGGGCAAGGTGGGCGGATTGTGAATATTACCTCCGTTCACGAGCACACGCCGCTGCCGGATGCCTGCGCTTATACTGCCGCCAAACATGCACTGGGCGGACTGACTAAATCAATGGCAATGGAACTGGTTCATCACAAGATTCTGGTGAATGCGGTGGCACCAGGCGCTGTCGCCACGCCAATGAATAACATGAGCGAAGGTGACGGAGCCAAAAGCAAAATCCCTGAAATCCCGCTCGGGCGAGCAGGGGAAACGGAAGAAATTGCTAGCCTGGTCGCATGGCTATGTTCAGACAGCGCCAGTTATACCACCGGGCAATCGTTTATCGTGGATGGCGGTTTTATGTTCGCCAACCCTCATTTCAAACCCAAAGGCTAA